The DNA window ATGTTACTGATTGACTCAGGAATGGTACCTTCAAAGTTGTCATATGTTATATGCCAAAGAAAGAGGATTCAAGTTTTCTGGTTCTCCAATTCTGCTGGGAATGTTATTTGCGAACTGATTCATCAAAAAATCTATCCATGTTGCAACCTTCAACAGTCCAATCTCTGAAGGCAGAGAGCCAGTCAAGAAATTCGATGACAGAATAAATCCCAAGAGATCTTTGAGGCTCCAGAAACTGTCAGGCACATGAGAAGTTATTCTGTTGGAAGCTAGATAAAGATACCTGAGAGAAGTAAGATTACCTAAACATGCAGGAATTGATTTCCAATCAGACACAATAAATTCAAGTACTGTAAGCTACACAAACTATCAGGCAAGGGATTCTCTTGTAGACCTAGCACTCTCAAATTGCTTAGATTGCCAACAGTTTTTGGAATTCTTCCCTTCATTTTATAGCCACCTGCATAAATGTCTTCTATAGAAGAAGAAAGGTTTCCTATAGAAACTGGAAGAATACCAGTTAACGGGTTATTAGCCACTGAAATTTTTCTCAGGTATCTGCGTTCTGCTAACGTAGTGAAGAAGCTTAACTCCACAGATGAAGATTCACTTGTTAAATTGTTATCAAACAGCACTCAGCATTCAAGAAATTGTAGATTCTCTAAGACTGTATAAATTGGACGAGTGAGTCTGTTTCGAGCAAACTCTACATGAGTGAGTTTAGAGGAGTTTTAGATTGAGTCAGGTACAAACAGTCCACTGAGGTTATTAGAGCTGAGGAAAAGTTCTTCTAAATTGGGCAGACCTAAACCCATATTGGATGGAAGATTAACTGAAAGACTGTTGGCAACAAGTGAAAGCACTCTTAAAGTTGAGATGTTGAAGATCCTGGTTGGTATGGAACCTTTTAAACTGTTAAATCTTAGGTTCAACGCCTCCAATGTTTGTAGGTTTCCAACCTCATAGGTAATTACACCTGCCAAATTAAAACAGATAGAACTCCTAAAATGGAATGTTTCGCAATCCTGAAGAAACACATCATTTGCAAACGGAAGCATGTTTATTTGATCAAGAAAGTTTCAGTTGTCTCATGATTGCTATTCTTAAGTGCCATACCTGTTAAATTGTTTACACCAAGGTATAGTTCTTTAAGTGCAATCAAATTAACAATAGCTCTAATTGGTATAGAGCCTTCAATCTGGTTATTCTCTAGACTAAACAGCATTAGCTTTAAAATACCACCAAGCCTTTGCCGTAATTATGCCTGCCAAATTCAAGATAAAGCAAGGATATATATGTTGGAACAGAATAATCAACTTTTGTAACAATAAAAGATGCTGGACTGTGAGACTggctttgttaatttttgtacTTGACAAGAGAAGGAGTAAGTAGAAATACATAGGAGTTCAAATTGTTACCATCTCCGTTAGCAAAGCAAAACTTATTAATATTTCTCGTGAAGTAGTTAGTAAATTGTCACACCTGTTAAGTTGTTGTGCCCAAGATAGAGCCGCTGAAGCCGAgtcaaattccagatttctctTGGGATAGATCATATAATCTGAGGTTATAATCCATGGCTAATAGTTTCAGGTTATAAAGATTACCAATCTCTTGAGGGATTGTACCTGCCAAATAAAACTGTAGTCTTGAGTTAACGCATGAAATTGGAACTAGGCATTGGTCCCCGCGGTGTCGCGAGATGCCCATGTTGTATgtttttttgtgtatttttggGGTATGATAggctattattattattattattattattattatttggagGTTTTGGGTCCAAAATCTCCTACTTATCATTCCTCTCATCTATCCATCCAATTCAACCCTTCTCCGTTCGTTTATCAATTATATGTACATGTAATTTATATTGGAACATGTGTAAAGATTTGTAATATAATTTTTGTAATGTAGTATGCATTTGTCATATTTTGTATTGCTTTGAATGATAATGATTTTGATATATTTTTCTATTCGTAGAGTGGTTAattgttttgcatttttattttttggtatttttattGTTTACAATATATTTACGATTTGTCTAATTGTGATTTGATTATTGGTTCTGATTAATTTTATGCTAGTGAAAGTTGTGAGACTGGATTAATTGAAGGATTTCTCAGTGTATATGATAGTATAATTTGAGGTGTATTATTCTAGGTTGTGTTGATTTTTATAATATTAAATATTGATTAGTAATGCATAAATTGTATAAATTTTTTACTGTTTGTTGGTGGTACTATTTAACTTGTGAAGAATAATTTAGCAGCTAAAGTTGCTGTTTGTTTGTGAATCATATGTTTTTTGCCATAAGCGCCATAAGGCGCCAGACCCAAAAAAATTTCGCAAAAAACGTTAGAGGTCCAAAGAAATCTAGGTAGACATCTGAAGCAAACAGCTGCCCAACCACTAAAAGTACTATTCACAATAAAAAGACCAAAAGGCCAAAATCTGTAGAGAAACAACAGCGAAACCAGCGTAAAAGGGTAAACTTGGTATAGGGCCATCAAAATTCAGAACTTGTGGCCGACAAACATGAAATAGAGTCAACTACAAAGATTCTAAGAGAGAGAGAATCTCTCGTTAGAAAATCCTAGGACAATTCTCACACTAGAAATACTAGGGTAGACTTAAAGATTGAAACGCGTAGACCAAATGACTACCCTACTTCTATGGAGGAAGATGTTATCTTATTTGAGAGGAATGGAGAAGAAAGCTGTAATTAAAATGTGGATTTGAAAAgaattcatttcaaattcattcatttgaagGTAATCTTCTGAAAACCATTCACTTTCAAACAGGAGATGGTAACCAATCGAGCATTTCACCAGCAAACATTGGAACGACATGCCCTGATGCATAAGAAAATGATTCTGGAACTTTCCATGGGGTTTTCCTTAATGTGATTTTCGATGTGTTTCTTGGAAGCCCATAAAAGTCCGGACCATTGAAACTTGTAAATGCTTCTAGCTTATCCAGCGCACCAGCCTAAGATACCACAAAGGTTACCGCCAACATCAATTCAACTACCATGTAAATGAATTAAGCATGCTATTATAGATCTACTACACTATAAACCTGAATGTTACCCTTCTTCATATCATACATAAATTTTTagaaccaaaatttttttttccaaaagtacaatgcAGGTAAACGTATAGACTACATGCAAATTGCAATTGATTATTCGTGAATCTGGACCCACAGTTATCCACTAAATCTTGACACAGAAATCATAGGGAAGAGACATACGCATGCAGCTAAGATGCTATAATACCCCAGAAGCAAGAGCATCACATGAACTTGCATGCTAAAGTCAACAATTCTAGGACAT is part of the Coffea eugenioides isolate CCC68of chromosome 6, Ceug_1.0, whole genome shotgun sequence genome and encodes:
- the LOC113774027 gene encoding MDIS1-interacting receptor like kinase 1-like is translated as MLFSLENNQIEGSIPIRAIVNLIALKELYLGVNNLTGVITYEVGNLQTLEALNLRFNSLKGSIPTRIFNISTLRVLSLVANSLSVNLPSNMGLGLPNLEELFLSSNNLSGLESSSVELSFFTTLAERRYLRKISVANNPLTGILPVSIGNLSSSIEDIYAGGYKMKGRIPKTVGNLSNLRVLGLQENPLPDSLCSLQYLYLASNRITSHVPDSFWSLKDLLGFILSSNFLTGSLPSEIGLLKVSCSSKPNTSIHRSRTKKVLQTKLILFGASAIIAGIALAFLFVRYIKKEEVPNGTNLFSLTAKGRISYYELLQATNGYDESKLLGSFGSVYKGILANGMYVAIKAFNLQLEYSFKSCTRESESLTHS